From the Salarias fasciatus chromosome 16, fSalaFa1.1, whole genome shotgun sequence genome, one window contains:
- the tyw5 gene encoding tRNA wybutosine-synthesizing protein 5 isoform X2, translated as MELQEREAVRVITEVDRDVFLRDVYPQRRPAVLRGVCLGPCLQKWTVDYLAEKGGCREVKIHVSTVPQMDFLHKNFVYRTLPFNEFVKRASETKHADFFLCEDESYYLRSLGEDVRKEPADLRKQFPDLAQDFHVPPFFEADQFFSSVFRISSQALQLWTHYDVMDNLLAQVTGRKRVVLYSPRDALHLYLSGDKSEVLDIDNPDLTLFPDFVKAKRYECVLEPGDLLFIPALWFHNTLALQFGVGVNVFWRHLPADSYDRKDPYGNKDPVAAGRALQALERALHALDELPVDYRDFYGRRMIHRIQKRTVYDNTTETNAQDSDTLVPGRPSIKPG; from the exons ACAA CGCAGACCGGCCGTGCTCAGAGGAGTGTGTCTGGGTCCGTGTCTGCAGAAGTGGACTGTAGACTACCTGGCAGAGAAAGGAGGCTGCAGGGAGGTGAAGATCCACGTGTCCACGGTGCCTCAGATGGATTTTCTCCACAAAAACTTTGTCTACAG GACTTTACCTTTTAATGAATTTGTGAAAAGAGCATCTGAGACAAAACATGCCGATTTCTTCCTTTGTGAG GATGAGAGCTACTACCTTCGATCACTTGGGGAGGACGTCCGAAAG GAACCTGCTGATCTGAGGAAACAGTTCCCGGACCTGGCACAGGATTTTCATGTCCCTCCGTTCTTTGAGGCGGATCAGTTCTTCTCCAGCGTCTTCAGAATCAGCTCCCaagctctgcagctgtggacGCACTACGAT GTCATGGACAACCTGCTGGCTCAGGTGACGGGGAGGAAGAGGGTGGTGCTGTACAGCCCCCGGGACGCTCTGCACCTCTACCTGTCAG GTGATAAATCGGAGGTCCTGGACATTGATAATCCAGATCTGACGCTGTTTCCTGACTTTGTGAAGGCAAAGAGATATGAATGTGTGCTGGAGCCAGGAGATCTGCTCTTCATCCCGG CTCTTTGGTTCCACAACACGCTGGCGCTGCAGTTCGGAGTCGGCGTTAACGTCTTCTGGCGCCACCTGCCTGCTGACAGCTACGACAGAAAGGACCCGTATGGGAACAAGGACCCGGTGGCCGCCGGCCGAGCCCTGCAGGCTCTGGAGAGGGCGCTGCACGCTTTGGACGAGCTGCCCGTCGACTATCGGGACTTCTACGGCCGTCGCATGATCCATCGCATCCAAAAGAGAACAGTTTACGACAATACAACGGAAACAAACGCACAGGATTCTGATACCTTGGTACCTGGCAGGCCGTCCATAAAACCTGGTTAA
- the tyw5 gene encoding tRNA wybutosine-synthesizing protein 5 isoform X1, whose protein sequence is MELQEREAVRVITEVDRDVFLRDVYPLRRPAVLRGVCLGPCLQKWTVDYLAEKGGCREVKIHVSTVPQMDFLHKNFVYRTLPFNEFVKRASETKHADFFLCEDESYYLRSLGEDVRKEPADLRKQFPDLAQDFHVPPFFEADQFFSSVFRISSQALQLWTHYDVMDNLLAQVTGRKRVVLYSPRDALHLYLSGDKSEVLDIDNPDLTLFPDFVKAKRYECVLEPGDLLFIPALWFHNTLALQFGVGVNVFWRHLPADSYDRKDPYGNKDPVAAGRALQALERALHALDELPVDYRDFYGRRMIHRIQKRTVYDNTTETNAQDSDTLVPGRPSIKPG, encoded by the exons CGCAGACCGGCCGTGCTCAGAGGAGTGTGTCTGGGTCCGTGTCTGCAGAAGTGGACTGTAGACTACCTGGCAGAGAAAGGAGGCTGCAGGGAGGTGAAGATCCACGTGTCCACGGTGCCTCAGATGGATTTTCTCCACAAAAACTTTGTCTACAG GACTTTACCTTTTAATGAATTTGTGAAAAGAGCATCTGAGACAAAACATGCCGATTTCTTCCTTTGTGAG GATGAGAGCTACTACCTTCGATCACTTGGGGAGGACGTCCGAAAG GAACCTGCTGATCTGAGGAAACAGTTCCCGGACCTGGCACAGGATTTTCATGTCCCTCCGTTCTTTGAGGCGGATCAGTTCTTCTCCAGCGTCTTCAGAATCAGCTCCCaagctctgcagctgtggacGCACTACGAT GTCATGGACAACCTGCTGGCTCAGGTGACGGGGAGGAAGAGGGTGGTGCTGTACAGCCCCCGGGACGCTCTGCACCTCTACCTGTCAG GTGATAAATCGGAGGTCCTGGACATTGATAATCCAGATCTGACGCTGTTTCCTGACTTTGTGAAGGCAAAGAGATATGAATGTGTGCTGGAGCCAGGAGATCTGCTCTTCATCCCGG CTCTTTGGTTCCACAACACGCTGGCGCTGCAGTTCGGAGTCGGCGTTAACGTCTTCTGGCGCCACCTGCCTGCTGACAGCTACGACAGAAAGGACCCGTATGGGAACAAGGACCCGGTGGCCGCCGGCCGAGCCCTGCAGGCTCTGGAGAGGGCGCTGCACGCTTTGGACGAGCTGCCCGTCGACTATCGGGACTTCTACGGCCGTCGCATGATCCATCGCATCCAAAAGAGAACAGTTTACGACAATACAACGGAAACAAACGCACAGGATTCTGATACCTTGGTACCTGGCAGGCCGTCCATAAAACCTGGTTAA